A single window of Pseudoalteromonas ulvae UL12 DNA harbors:
- a CDS encoding ABC transporter permease, which yields MSFYLRALRHGLVRIVTLPRFSLPILLTLSLTLAAVITALAISSNTLFQALPDIKNEQELYQVESFWQLSEEFTIPAAGEEQFTALKTHYQHLGDWGYFLAKSTTFSLNDSEYAAISITASRQSDRILGLTLLLGDNSDTADEQDGVWISHSLWRNYFNSNLNVLTQSVQINEKYYQIRGVLSDFTSHKLGDQHASQQIWHFPPPQSTAKSKTNIQSSDTVVFIRTTLAPPKETELNQFMTDLTKGEMFGNVGMNTKINLYRDNLTSQHKNLILMLLAVFTGLLVIACCNLLNAIVAHYQMRQHEFIMSLSLGASRFKLFLHITLELLPLFVVSFVLGLLCAAWLIQALPIIFGADFALLHQVHLDTYTVLMSGLFIVLIAALFASICMKKLNLKHIGSALNSSGKGFNHQSGHGLQKSLFVIQLCLSSVILTAISMVGFNSYQLLYPTLGFNFDNTLLIKAQYPQFDSQASAEQKFAQAQQIRADLIFAIEAHDPSLKVLQGSAVPLNSTVRMYMTKDELTNRDFTYYSRDLAPDFFQSFDMKLVAGRTITEQEWQDKAKVTVINESLARLLAPNKTALDIIDTELNGSRIIGIAADVYEIINTKIGFPTSYQSYRSFVSQDFELVIQQAKGKFDIDALNTVLLAQNPLITQLHFETQNQTWLQSTAKRRTLFYFTLALALLTLGLTAVGMAGLATSITEQRRYELAIRMATGATRQRLLGLIVNNALGLLATGLTFGAVAAVLVYQQMHIRISSLPEFAWLPMLAIDLLLISIVLIAMILPAQRIISQAPMQALRQL from the coding sequence ATGAGTTTTTATCTGCGCGCCTTACGCCATGGCCTCGTGCGTATTGTCACTCTGCCACGTTTCAGTTTGCCAATTTTACTCACGTTAAGCTTAACCTTAGCTGCGGTGATCACCGCGCTGGCTATCAGCAGCAATACATTGTTTCAGGCCTTACCTGATATTAAAAATGAGCAAGAACTGTATCAAGTCGAATCGTTTTGGCAATTATCCGAAGAATTCACTATCCCAGCGGCTGGAGAAGAACAATTTACGGCCTTAAAAACGCACTATCAACACCTTGGAGACTGGGGATACTTCTTAGCCAAATCAACCACGTTTAGCCTTAATGATAGTGAGTATGCAGCTATCTCAATCACTGCTAGCCGTCAAAGCGACCGCATTTTAGGTTTAACATTATTATTAGGTGATAACAGTGACACAGCTGATGAACAAGATGGTGTGTGGATTTCGCACAGCCTGTGGCGCAATTACTTCAATAGCAACCTCAATGTGCTGACACAATCAGTACAAATAAACGAAAAATACTATCAAATTCGTGGTGTACTGAGCGACTTCACCTCACATAAATTGGGCGATCAACATGCCAGCCAGCAAATTTGGCACTTTCCCCCTCCTCAGTCTACAGCAAAAAGTAAAACGAATATTCAATCCTCTGATACTGTGGTCTTTATCCGTACAACATTAGCCCCACCGAAAGAAACTGAGCTAAATCAGTTTATGACCGACCTCACTAAAGGTGAGATGTTTGGCAACGTTGGCATGAACACAAAAATAAACTTGTACCGCGATAACCTTACTAGCCAACATAAAAATCTAATCTTAATGCTATTAGCTGTGTTCACGGGTTTGTTAGTCATTGCCTGCTGCAATCTACTCAATGCAATCGTCGCTCATTATCAAATGAGGCAGCATGAATTTATCATGTCACTAAGCCTTGGTGCTTCTCGGTTCAAGCTCTTTTTACACATCACCTTAGAACTGCTGCCGTTGTTTGTTGTGTCATTTGTATTGGGATTACTATGCGCCGCTTGGTTGATCCAAGCGTTGCCGATTATTTTTGGTGCTGACTTTGCGCTACTGCATCAAGTTCATTTAGATACATATACTGTGTTAATGAGTGGCTTATTTATTGTCTTAATTGCCGCTTTATTTGCCAGTATCTGTATGAAAAAACTGAATTTGAAACATATCGGCAGTGCGCTAAATAGCAGTGGCAAGGGATTCAATCATCAATCCGGACATGGTTTACAAAAAAGCCTGTTTGTTATCCAACTGTGCTTAAGTAGTGTGATCTTAACCGCGATCAGTATGGTCGGATTTAACAGTTACCAGCTCCTTTACCCGACTCTCGGCTTTAACTTTGACAATACGTTACTGATCAAAGCGCAGTACCCACAATTTGATTCACAAGCCTCTGCTGAGCAAAAATTTGCACAGGCACAACAAATACGTGCTGATTTAATCTTTGCTATTGAAGCTCATGATCCAAGTCTCAAGGTATTGCAAGGCTCTGCTGTACCACTTAATAGCACTGTCAGAATGTACATGACAAAAGATGAACTAACTAACCGCGATTTCACTTATTACAGCAGAGATTTAGCGCCTGATTTTTTCCAATCCTTTGACATGAAATTGGTAGCAGGGCGTACGATCACAGAACAAGAGTGGCAAGATAAAGCCAAAGTAACTGTGATTAATGAAAGCCTAGCACGGCTCCTCGCACCGAATAAGACAGCTCTTGATATCATTGATACTGAACTGAATGGCAGCAGAATCATTGGTATCGCAGCCGATGTGTATGAAATTATCAATACTAAAATTGGATTTCCTACCTCTTATCAATCGTATCGCTCTTTTGTATCTCAAGATTTTGAATTGGTTATCCAGCAAGCCAAAGGAAAGTTCGATATTGACGCCTTAAACACTGTATTACTAGCCCAAAATCCGCTCATAACTCAGCTTCATTTTGAGACACAAAACCAGACTTGGTTACAAAGCACAGCCAAAAGACGGACACTGTTTTATTTCACACTTGCATTGGCATTGTTAACGCTCGGACTCACCGCGGTTGGTATGGCTGGGCTTGCCACTAGCATCACTGAACAGCGCCGTTACGAGCTTGCAATCCGCATGGCCACTGGGGCAACCCGCCAACGTTTGTTGGGTCTCATTGTAAACAACGCCCTAGGGCTGTTAGCCACGGGATTAACTTTCGGTGCAGTGGCCGCGGTATTGGTATATCAGCAGATGCATATTCGCATCAGTAGCCTGCCAGAATTTGCATGGCTGCCAATGCTCGCTATTGATTTACTGTTAATTAGTATTGTATTAATTGCTATGATACTGCCGGCTCAGCGGATTATCAGCCAAGCACCCATGCAAGCATTAAGGCAGCTGTAA